Proteins encoded together in one Candidatus Lariskella endosymbiont of Epinotia ramella window:
- the ligA gene encoding NAD-dependent DNA ligase LigA, producing MTDKLRNTKHIRSKIEQLRKDIERHNFLYFNQDNPEISDMEYDILVEKLKNLELQYPKLAKAHNVGAPPSNKFIKRAHTYQMLSLGNAFSLEDVRDFITRIKKSTSSEGFIPLRCELKIDGLSFAAIYKNGNLSYALTRGDGTFGEDVTANVKMLSRLPHSVDEKCDFEVRGEIYIKKPDFLILNQERELAGESLFANPRNAASGSMRQLDASIVKTRRLHYFIWGGIFDTVKTQSEMLEKFASLGFCIEQNWKIANSQEEIEEYYERIESIRHSLEYDIDGLVYKVNHIDLQNYLGTTAKAPRWAIAHKFSAKSAKTKIEEIVTQVGRTGAITPVALLSPVNIGGVLVSRASLHNEDEIIRKDIRVGDIAIVERAGDVIPYVKEVMTESRNVELPKYFLPSKCPSCGANIASDNDSAAIRRCTNQRSKCRGQIIEYLKYFVSKAAFNIEGIGAKQIEELYENGKVKIAADIFRLEENERLLENSLSRDSLLNFQGWGRKSLEALFSAIQKSRNISLEKFIYSLGIRSVGKSAAKLLSARYCNFDNFFSAAKNLDEEDSIDINGLGPITTAEIRKFFQDQSNIAEIVDLVKYVAIEEYASLNNTNTLPLFGKKILFTGTLKLKTRDEAEKLAVKNGATITSSVTKNLDYLVVGENPGSKLQKAENIGVKVIDESSFYEIAGSLSLSVKN from the coding sequence ATGACCGATAAGCTAAGGAACACTAAACATATACGTAGTAAAATAGAACAATTGCGCAAAGATATAGAACGACATAATTTCTTATATTTTAATCAGGATAATCCTGAGATTTCTGATATGGAATACGATATTCTCGTTGAGAAATTAAAAAATCTTGAACTGCAGTATCCTAAATTAGCTAAGGCACACAATGTTGGAGCACCTCCTAGCAATAAGTTTATTAAAAGAGCACATACATATCAAATGTTATCGCTTGGCAATGCATTTTCACTTGAAGACGTAAGAGATTTTATAACACGTATAAAAAAATCAACCAGCTCAGAAGGTTTTATCCCACTAAGATGCGAACTTAAAATAGATGGACTTTCCTTTGCAGCAATTTATAAAAATGGAAATTTATCATATGCTTTAACCAGAGGAGATGGAACATTCGGCGAGGATGTGACTGCCAATGTCAAAATGTTAAGTAGACTACCGCATTCTGTGGATGAAAAATGTGATTTCGAAGTTCGTGGCGAGATATACATTAAAAAGCCAGATTTTCTAATTCTCAATCAAGAACGAGAACTCGCTGGCGAGTCTTTATTCGCTAACCCAAGAAATGCAGCATCAGGTTCTATGAGACAGCTTGACGCAAGTATAGTGAAAACAAGACGATTACATTATTTTATTTGGGGTGGTATTTTTGATACCGTCAAAACTCAATCAGAAATGTTAGAAAAATTTGCTAGCCTAGGATTTTGTATTGAGCAAAATTGGAAAATAGCAAATAGTCAGGAGGAAATAGAAGAATATTATGAAAGAATAGAGTCAATTAGGCATTCTCTTGAATATGATATAGACGGGTTAGTTTACAAGGTTAATCATATAGATCTGCAAAACTACCTCGGCACAACTGCTAAAGCTCCAAGGTGGGCGATAGCACATAAATTTTCTGCAAAGAGTGCAAAAACAAAAATTGAAGAAATAGTTACACAAGTTGGACGCACTGGAGCAATAACACCAGTTGCATTGCTTTCCCCGGTAAATATAGGTGGCGTTCTAGTCAGCAGAGCAAGTCTACACAATGAAGATGAAATAATAAGAAAAGATATAAGAGTAGGAGATATTGCAATTGTAGAACGCGCCGGAGACGTCATTCCATATGTGAAGGAAGTCATGACTGAATCAAGAAATGTCGAATTACCTAAATATTTTTTACCAAGCAAATGTCCATCTTGTGGAGCAAATATAGCATCAGATAATGATAGCGCGGCTATACGAAGGTGCACAAATCAAAGAAGCAAGTGCCGCGGGCAAATCATTGAATATTTAAAATATTTCGTCTCAAAAGCAGCTTTTAATATAGAGGGAATTGGAGCAAAACAAATAGAAGAATTATATGAGAATGGGAAAGTAAAAATAGCAGCAGATATATTTAGACTAGAGGAAAATGAAAGGCTACTTGAAAACAGCTTAAGTAGAGATTCACTACTAAATTTCCAAGGTTGGGGTAGAAAATCATTAGAAGCTTTATTCAGCGCTATTCAAAAATCAAGAAATATTTCGCTAGAGAAGTTTATATACTCACTTGGCATTAGAAGCGTTGGAAAATCAGCAGCGAAGTTACTCTCAGCTCGCTACTGCAACTTTGACAACTTCTTTTCTGCTGCAAAAAATTTAGATGAAGAAGATTCGATAGACATTAACGGACTTGGACCAATAACCACTGCAGAAATTAGAAAATTCTTTCAAGATCAATCAAATATAGCAGAGATAGTTGATCTTGTTAAATATGTAGCAATTGAAGAATACGCATCTTTGAACAACACTAATACATTGCCACTTTTTGGAAAGAAGATTTTGTTTACTGGCACACTCAAATTAAAAACCAGGGATGAAGCAGAAAAATTAGCGGTAAAAAATGGAGCCACAATAACAAGTAGTGTCACAAAAAATTTAGACTACCTAGTTGTAGGCGAAAACCCTGGTTCAAAGCTTCAAAAAGCTGAAAATATAGGCGTAAAAGTTATAGATGAAAGCTCATTTTATGAGATCGCCGGTTCACTTAGTCTATCCGTCAAAAATTGA
- a CDS encoding rhodanese-like domain-containing protein has product MIDTLFMGILDGLSKFVSSRPDGSVESVSASEAWDMLMLNSDVVLLDVRTKEEWKFVGIPLVQFGENRVHFVSWRTLPDMQQNENFLQDVRSRITDLNVPIILMCRSGARSMEAGVYLMRNGYTRCYNIEYGFEGELDMNYQRGFINGWKASALPWRQT; this is encoded by the coding sequence TTGATAGATACTTTGTTTATGGGAATTTTAGATGGATTGTCGAAGTTTGTATCTTCAAGACCTGATGGTTCAGTTGAGTCTGTCTCTGCTAGTGAAGCCTGGGATATGTTGATGTTAAACAGCGACGTTGTTTTGTTGGATGTACGCACAAAAGAGGAGTGGAAATTTGTAGGTATTCCATTGGTACAATTTGGTGAAAATAGAGTTCACTTCGTATCCTGGAGGACTTTGCCTGATATGCAGCAAAATGAGAATTTTCTGCAAGATGTGAGGAGTCGAATTACTGATTTAAACGTACCTATTATTCTGATGTGCAGATCTGGTGCTAGGTCTATGGAAGCTGGTGTCTATTTGATGAGAAATGGTTATACCAGATGTTATAATATTGAATATGGTTTTGAAGGAGAGTTGGATATGAATTATCAAAGAGGTTTTATAAATGGTTGGAAAGCTTCTGCTCTTCCATGGAGACAGACTTAG
- a CDS encoding IS5 family transposase (programmed frameshift) has translation MKFENIKDEYAEEFRRLTGIKRGTFEVILSILKEAEAILKSQGGKPNKLALEDRLLMTLEYLREYRTYFHISRSYGISESACYRNIRWIEDTLIKDKRFSLPGRKALLKSDSEYELVLIDATETPIERPKKKQKHFYSGKKRRHTLKTQLIVDKRKKEIICTNFSNGKRHDFRLFKESGVHIHPEIKVLTDTGYQGIDKLHYNSELPKKKTKKRPLSRKDKKKNRQLSSERVLNENVIGMIKRFKIIADRYRNRRKRFGLRFNLLAGIYNFEL, from the exons ATGAAGTTTGAAAACATCAAAGATGAATACGCAGAAGAGTTTCGCAGGCTTACTGGCATTAAACGAGGAACGTTTGAAGTTATACTAAGTATATTAAAAGAAGCTGAAGCTATTTTAAAGTCTCAAGGTGGAAAACCCAATAAATTGGCTTTAGAAGATCGATTACTCATGACGCTTGAGTACTTGCGTGAATACAGGACATATTTTCATATTTCCCGCAGTTATGGAATAAGTGAAAGTGCCTGTTATCGTAATATACGTTGGATTGAAGATACTCTAATTAAAGATAAACGATTTTCACTACCTGGACGTAAAGCATTACTAAAAAGCGATTCTGAATACGAACTTGTGTTAATTGATGCTACTGAAACACCGATAGAACGACCTA AAAAAAAACAGAAGCACTTTTATTCGGGAAAAAAGAGGCGACATACTCTAAAAACTCAGCTTATTGTGGATAAAAGGAAAAAAGAAATCATTTGCACTAATTTTTCTAATGGCAAGCGTCATGATTTCAGGTTATTTAAAGAATCCGGAGTTCACATCCACCCTGAGATTAAAGTTCTTACAGATACTGGTTATCAAGGCATTGATAAGTTGCATTATAATTCAGAGTTACCAAAGAAAAAGACAAAAAAGCGACCACTAAGCAGGAAAGATAAAAAGAAAAATCGTCAATTGTCTAGTGAACGTGTTTTAAATGAAAACGTCATAGGCATGATCAAACGATTTAAAATTATCGCTGATCGTTATAGGAACAGAAGAAAACGATTCGGTTTAAGGTTTAATTTACTTGCTGGTATCTATAACTTTGAGCTTTAA
- the dnaA gene encoding chromosomal replication initiator protein DnaA encodes MNRNAVQIVDVESHGQEIWNQVLEQLLPEYGESIFEHWFKDMAFKELKDGILIVTVKTKFVREWVVTNYLAKIRKFITTLDKSIERLDIQVCSDVVKRDIVESNPYFTGSDSAKVICNFTQTSKLNSHFTFENFVCGSSNQIAYNAAYNLIQCSEILQAKHMPRCLYIHGNVGMGKTHMLQAIANYMVSHHPEKKVSYLGVERFMNNYINAVRANQLLAFREHLRSSDILLLDDLQFICDKNSTQKEFTQTFDAIVEANKMIVIASDRPPYQLPLEARIKSRLVSSISVEIQNPDFDLRLKILQSKAKLLNTEIDPKIMNFIADKISTSIRELEGALYRVLSHCSFAGIAITLENVKSLLRDAIVAFSVSQPSITALLDAVADFYNMNKSDILTKHRFGKSVLARQVVAYLAKDMTSCSLQEIGKKLGGRDHATVIYSIKQIERKISDNSSVAQDILKIKETLRGNSVNDSVAYGI; translated from the coding sequence ATGAACCGTAACGCAGTGCAAATAGTTGATGTTGAGTCTCATGGACAAGAGATTTGGAATCAGGTGCTTGAGCAGCTTTTGCCTGAATATGGAGAGTCAATCTTTGAGCATTGGTTCAAAGATATGGCCTTTAAAGAGCTGAAAGATGGTATATTGATAGTTACGGTTAAGACTAAATTTGTTCGCGAGTGGGTTGTTACTAATTATTTAGCGAAGATTCGAAAATTTATCACAACTCTAGACAAGAGCATAGAGCGTCTCGATATTCAAGTATGTAGTGATGTTGTGAAGCGTGACATTGTTGAGTCTAATCCTTATTTCACAGGTAGTGATTCTGCAAAAGTAATATGTAATTTTACCCAAACTTCTAAGCTAAATTCACATTTTACGTTTGAGAATTTTGTATGCGGAAGTAGTAATCAAATCGCGTACAATGCAGCATATAACTTGATACAATGTAGTGAAATTTTGCAGGCTAAACATATGCCTCGTTGCTTATACATACATGGCAATGTTGGCATGGGAAAAACACATATGTTGCAAGCTATAGCAAACTACATGGTTTCTCATCATCCCGAGAAGAAAGTATCATATCTTGGAGTCGAGCGTTTTATGAATAACTATATAAACGCTGTTAGAGCAAATCAGCTGCTTGCGTTTCGAGAACACCTAAGATCTTCAGATATACTACTCTTAGATGACTTGCAATTCATATGTGATAAAAATAGTACTCAGAAAGAATTTACGCAGACATTTGATGCAATAGTTGAAGCTAATAAAATGATTGTGATTGCATCTGATAGACCGCCTTATCAATTGCCTCTGGAAGCTAGGATCAAATCTAGATTGGTGAGTTCTATATCTGTTGAGATACAAAATCCTGATTTTGATTTGAGATTAAAGATACTGCAGAGTAAAGCCAAGTTATTGAATACAGAGATAGATCCGAAAATAATGAATTTCATAGCAGACAAAATCTCTACCAGTATAAGAGAATTGGAAGGAGCTTTATATAGAGTTCTTTCGCATTGTAGTTTCGCAGGTATTGCTATCACGCTTGAAAATGTTAAGTCATTGCTTAGAGATGCTATTGTTGCATTTTCTGTATCGCAACCTTCTATTACTGCACTACTGGACGCAGTGGCAGATTTTTATAATATGAATAAGTCAGATATATTAACAAAGCATCGTTTTGGAAAGTCTGTGCTTGCCAGGCAAGTTGTTGCTTATTTGGCTAAAGATATGACGAGTTGTTCTCTTCAGGAAATAGGAAAAAAATTAGGCGGAAGAGATCATGCAACTGTAATATATTCAATAAAGCAGATTGAACGTAAAATTAGCGATAATTCTAGTGTTGCTCAAGATATATTGAAAATTAAAGAGACTTTAAGAGGTAATAGTGTTAATGATTCTGTAGCATATGGCATTTAA
- the feoB gene encoding ferrous iron transport protein B — protein MSDSVSALLVGAPNSGKSTLFNLLTGKSEKTGNWSGVTVQEHHGHFIIDNDIINLVDLPGVSSISIVSNQANQDERVAIDALLAKIESSNFYKVEQDKETNQKNIVINVVDSSNMRYSLYLTMQLIEMGMCHVLALNMADLVSNYNLLDADKLSKLLGVPTVKISAKQDNGILNLCALIAKKSGVVAGSDNIYSIKNYDKNLVALVNAVSSSISYENIGYSKHWVALKLVEEGYGVIEKLGINLTCDFSAEHLDSIVVSYFSGITAASSDLKSLISDSRYKCVDAILEQVMAKTEENEKPQFMQKLDAILLNRFCGIVIFAFVMYFIFSFSILFGGAFQSFFQSIAEIIFVHGTSKVLHMLDAPDETILLLAYGIGSGIVVVASFVPLIAALYFIFSALEEFGYFARAALLMNRLMNKVGLSGHAFIPLILGFGCNVPAIVATRSLSAREQRIVSIMMMPFMSCSARLSVFVLFYMTFFSSSGPIIILLLYFIGLITGLITAHITSKMIKNTPDVHFLMILPNYQLPSMRSLLDKTYMRAKDFVFGAGKLIVLICFVLNLLNIFTLRGEKVSSCMQNIEKGEEKRCDSILIASSKIIAPVFEPMGLARENWQATVGVITGLLAKEVVVGTLNSLYSSSQNVISDESRNFLELFHDAFTDTIENIKGAFASAFSIFKFDYDYNSRSQEFLNEMSVENSTIKKIREAFGSKATAFAYMLFILLYFPCVSVFAVIANEIGLKWAILSSVWSTAIAYIIAVSFYQAAMLFG, from the coding sequence ATGAGCGATAGTGTTAGCGCTCTTTTAGTCGGGGCTCCAAATTCAGGTAAATCCACGCTTTTTAATTTGCTTACAGGTAAAAGCGAGAAAACAGGGAATTGGTCTGGTGTAACTGTACAGGAGCATCATGGGCATTTTATAATAGATAATGATATAATTAACCTTGTTGATTTACCTGGTGTATCTTCTATCTCTATTGTTTCTAATCAAGCTAATCAAGATGAAAGGGTTGCAATTGATGCATTACTCGCGAAAATTGAGTCTTCCAATTTTTATAAAGTCGAGCAAGATAAAGAAACAAATCAAAAAAATATTGTGATTAACGTTGTTGATAGCAGCAATATGCGTTATTCACTTTACCTTACTATGCAGCTAATTGAGATGGGTATGTGTCATGTGTTAGCGTTAAACATGGCTGATTTGGTTTCTAACTATAATTTGCTTGACGCTGATAAGTTAAGCAAATTGCTTGGTGTTCCCACTGTGAAGATTTCTGCAAAACAAGATAATGGAATTTTGAATTTATGTGCGCTAATTGCAAAAAAGTCAGGAGTAGTTGCAGGTAGTGATAATATCTACAGTATAAAAAACTACGATAAAAATTTGGTAGCGCTTGTTAATGCTGTTTCCAGCTCTATTTCATATGAGAATATAGGTTATTCAAAGCATTGGGTTGCGTTGAAACTAGTTGAAGAAGGTTATGGAGTAATTGAAAAATTAGGGATTAATCTAACATGTGATTTTTCAGCCGAACACTTAGATTCAATTGTTGTAAGCTATTTTTCAGGTATTACTGCTGCTTCTAGTGATCTGAAGAGTTTAATCTCAGATTCTAGGTATAAATGTGTAGATGCGATATTAGAACAAGTCATGGCTAAGACGGAAGAGAATGAAAAGCCACAGTTTATGCAGAAGTTAGATGCGATACTACTTAATAGATTTTGTGGTATCGTCATCTTTGCATTTGTTATGTATTTTATTTTCAGCTTTAGCATATTGTTTGGTGGAGCATTTCAGTCATTTTTTCAATCTATTGCTGAAATTATATTTGTGCATGGTACATCAAAAGTATTGCATATGCTAGATGCGCCTGATGAGACTATTTTACTTCTTGCATATGGAATTGGTTCTGGAATTGTTGTAGTAGCTTCTTTTGTTCCGTTAATAGCTGCGTTGTATTTTATTTTTTCTGCGCTTGAGGAATTTGGTTATTTTGCAAGAGCTGCTTTACTTATGAACAGATTAATGAATAAAGTTGGGCTTTCCGGACATGCATTTATTCCTCTTATATTAGGCTTTGGCTGCAATGTTCCTGCAATAGTTGCGACCAGGTCCTTAAGTGCAAGAGAACAAAGAATTGTTTCTATTATGATGATGCCGTTTATGTCATGTAGTGCTAGGCTCTCTGTTTTTGTGCTATTTTATATGACGTTCTTTTCATCAAGCGGTCCTATTATAATTTTGTTGTTATATTTCATTGGCTTAATAACTGGGCTAATTACAGCTCATATTACCAGCAAGATGATAAAAAATACTCCAGACGTACATTTCTTAATGATCCTACCAAATTATCAGTTGCCAAGCATGCGAAGCTTGCTAGATAAAACATATATGAGAGCAAAGGATTTTGTATTTGGTGCTGGTAAGTTGATAGTGTTGATTTGTTTTGTATTAAACTTGCTGAATATTTTTACTCTGCGTGGCGAGAAAGTCAGTAGTTGCATGCAAAATATTGAAAAAGGTGAAGAAAAACGCTGCGATAGTATATTAATTGCATCAAGCAAAATAATAGCTCCAGTATTTGAGCCTATGGGTCTTGCACGTGAGAATTGGCAAGCAACAGTTGGTGTTATAACAGGGTTACTTGCAAAGGAAGTAGTGGTTGGTACGCTGAATTCTTTATACTCAAGTAGCCAAAATGTAATTAGCGACGAGAGTCGCAACTTTTTGGAATTATTTCATGATGCATTTACAGATACTATAGAAAATATTAAAGGTGCATTTGCAAGTGCCTTTTCCATTTTTAAATTTGACTATGATTATAACTCTCGTTCTCAAGAATTTTTAAACGAGATGAGTGTTGAAAACTCAACAATCAAGAAAATAAGAGAAGCTTTTGGTAGTAAAGCAACAGCTTTTGCATACATGTTATTCATATTATTATATTTTCCATGTGTTTCTGTATTTGCTGTCATAGCAAATGAAATAGGGTTAAAGTGGGCAATATTAAGCAGTGTGTGGTCGACTGCAATAGCATATATAATTGCTGTGTCATTTTATCAAGCTGCTATGTTATTTGGTTGA
- a CDS encoding succinate dehydrogenase iron-sulfur subunit encodes MVHFTLPKNSKVLKGKEYSCSDSAVSRTFKIYRYAGNEGENPTLDTYVIDPTKYGPMVLDALIYIKNEIDSTLTFRRSCREGVCGSCAMNIDGTNTLACIKHIDEIKGDVKVYPLPHMPVVKDLVPDLSNFYKQLTSVKPWMQNKSEAHSGVELLQSESDRAKLDGLYECILCACCSTSCPSYWWNGDKYLGPAVLLQAYRWLVDSRDEARDERLDFLDDSMRLYRCHTIMNCAKTCPKHLNPAKAIASIKEMLVERC; translated from the coding sequence ATGGTTCATTTTACATTGCCAAAAAATTCTAAAGTTCTTAAGGGTAAAGAATATTCTTGCTCAGATAGTGCTGTTTCTAGAACATTTAAAATATACAGATATGCTGGGAATGAGGGAGAGAATCCTACATTAGATACTTATGTAATAGACCCTACAAAGTATGGTCCTATGGTATTGGATGCGCTCATATATATAAAAAATGAAATAGACAGCACATTAACTTTTAGGCGCTCTTGCAGAGAAGGGGTGTGTGGTAGTTGTGCAATGAATATAGATGGAACTAATACACTTGCGTGTATTAAGCATATAGATGAGATAAAAGGTGATGTAAAAGTTTATCCACTTCCACATATGCCTGTTGTAAAGGATTTGGTACCAGATTTATCAAATTTTTATAAACAATTAACGTCAGTAAAGCCTTGGATGCAAAATAAAAGTGAAGCGCATTCAGGTGTTGAACTACTGCAGTCTGAGTCTGATAGAGCGAAGTTGGATGGTCTATATGAGTGCATCCTATGCGCATGTTGCTCAACTAGTTGCCCGAGTTACTGGTGGAATGGGGATAAATACCTTGGACCTGCTGTACTATTACAAGCCTATAGATGGCTTGTTGATAGTAGAGATGAGGCTAGAGATGAAAGGTTGGATTTTCTTGATGATTCTATGCGTCTTTATCGTTGCCACACAATAATGAATTGTGCTAAGACATGTCCTAAACATTTAAATCCTGCAAAGGCGATCGCATCGATTAAAGAGATGTTAGTCGAGAGATGCTGA
- a CDS encoding FeoA family protein translates to MKNESDHCAGSAVNLSSIKKGEVARVEYIDLSGPLLEKCIRLGIIPGSSVQVLHRYYSNLIVKLDNMKLAINDEVAKHILVLSDER, encoded by the coding sequence ATGAAGAATGAGAGCGATCATTGTGCTGGCTCTGCTGTAAATCTTTCTTCAATTAAAAAAGGTGAGGTTGCTAGAGTTGAATATATTGATCTCAGCGGACCTCTTTTAGAGAAATGCATACGTTTAGGTATTATTCCAGGCTCATCTGTACAAGTTTTACATAGATACTATAGTAATCTCATAGTGAAGCTTGATAACATGAAGCTTGCTATAAATGATGAGGTTGCTAAACACATATTGGTGCTTAGCGATGAGCGATAG
- a CDS encoding bifunctional (p)ppGpp synthetase/guanosine-3',5'-bis(diphosphate) 3'-pyrophosphohydrolase: MNGNGLTAAQSQAHFEGVKSDFLSAISAQPTLDFKIINRALEFATGAHSGQIRNSGELYITHPIAVAQILIDLKLDTNSIVAALLHDVVEDTDILIDEIEKNFGNDVGKLVFGLTKLAKIAYQPTHIRQAEDFGKLLVAMSEDIRVLLIKLADRLHNMRTLSAVKNIDKQKRTAYETIEIYAPLAEKIGLHNMQNEMQDLAFAALYPDIRNSILGRLSFLKTKGAALVEDIKKEIKELLQNYNINAEVSGREKTCYSIWRKMENKKISFEQLADIMAFRIIVSDEIECYRVLGIIHTSYKCIPYGFKDYISNKKQNGYQSLHTTVIGPKNNCIEIQIRTAEMHNIAEYGVAAHWSYKHNSGVITEKLHFQWIHELLEILRHTSNLGEFLENTKLNMYKDQVFCFSPQGTLVALPKNATPVDFAFAIHSDIGLSCIGAKVNNKAVPLNSFLENGDQVEIIRGEKLAPSQSWVNFVATGRARSAIRKFIKQNQIAEFINLGRVILFNTLKSVDIPYNEHEFSKILPILKKNSIDDLLFAVGNGMLNAQDIIMAMDAYKNGFKEQSNPLTFFAKLGIRKLGITKKIQQSLPIEGLIAGMTARFANCCNPLHGDRIVGIITEGSGLMVHIVDCKVLDHYIQMPEKWVGLSWSDAGNLEFISRLNVAVTNKQGSLAEVTKVIAQMSSNITNIKVKSRSQNFFEFLIDLEIENLEQLQHIISSLRSLECVYSVSRVMGY; encoded by the coding sequence ATGAATGGAAACGGATTAACTGCTGCACAATCACAAGCGCATTTTGAAGGAGTAAAATCCGATTTTCTTTCTGCTATCTCTGCACAACCCACACTTGATTTCAAGATAATAAACAGAGCGTTGGAGTTTGCTACCGGCGCACACTCCGGGCAAATTAGAAATTCTGGAGAATTATATATCACCCACCCAATAGCAGTTGCGCAGATCTTAATAGATCTAAAGCTAGATACTAACTCTATAGTTGCAGCGCTATTACATGATGTAGTCGAAGATACTGACATTCTGATCGATGAAATAGAAAAAAACTTTGGAAATGACGTAGGAAAATTAGTATTTGGTCTTACCAAACTAGCAAAAATAGCATATCAACCAACACATATACGACAAGCTGAAGATTTTGGAAAGCTCTTAGTAGCGATGTCTGAAGACATAAGAGTATTGCTGATAAAGCTCGCAGACAGACTGCATAATATGAGAACACTATCTGCTGTCAAGAATATTGATAAACAAAAACGTACAGCATATGAAACAATTGAAATATATGCACCACTAGCAGAAAAGATCGGCCTGCATAACATGCAAAATGAAATGCAAGACCTCGCATTTGCAGCGCTTTATCCTGACATTAGAAATTCAATACTAGGTCGCCTCAGCTTTCTAAAAACAAAAGGTGCTGCGCTTGTAGAGGATATCAAAAAAGAAATCAAGGAATTGCTACAAAATTATAATATAAATGCTGAAGTAAGCGGTCGAGAAAAAACTTGCTACTCCATATGGCGAAAAATGGAGAATAAGAAAATTTCCTTTGAACAGCTAGCAGATATTATGGCATTTCGCATAATAGTCTCAGATGAAATTGAATGCTACAGAGTGCTCGGAATAATACATACATCCTATAAATGCATCCCTTATGGATTTAAAGATTATATAAGCAACAAAAAACAGAATGGTTATCAGTCGCTACATACTACGGTGATAGGGCCAAAAAATAATTGTATAGAGATCCAAATACGTACAGCAGAAATGCATAATATAGCAGAATATGGAGTTGCTGCACACTGGTCATACAAACACAACTCAGGTGTTATTACTGAAAAATTACATTTTCAGTGGATACACGAGTTGCTTGAAATTCTAAGACACACATCAAATCTTGGTGAATTTCTAGAAAACACCAAGTTAAACATGTATAAAGATCAAGTTTTTTGCTTCTCTCCGCAAGGTACTTTAGTGGCATTGCCTAAGAATGCAACACCTGTAGATTTTGCATTTGCTATTCACTCAGATATTGGACTCAGTTGCATAGGTGCAAAAGTGAACAATAAAGCTGTACCTTTAAATTCATTTTTAGAAAATGGAGATCAAGTTGAAATCATAAGAGGAGAGAAATTAGCCCCTTCTCAATCTTGGGTGAACTTCGTTGCAACTGGTCGCGCAAGATCTGCAATTCGTAAATTCATTAAGCAAAATCAAATTGCAGAATTTATTAACCTCGGAAGAGTAATTCTATTTAATACACTAAAAAGTGTTGATATACCATATAATGAGCATGAATTCTCAAAAATCCTGCCGATACTAAAGAAAAATTCTATAGATGACCTGTTATTTGCAGTTGGCAACGGAATGTTAAATGCACAGGACATTATTATGGCCATGGATGCCTATAAAAACGGTTTTAAGGAACAATCAAACCCTCTGACATTTTTTGCAAAGTTAGGTATTAGAAAACTTGGTATTACAAAAAAGATACAGCAATCTCTACCAATAGAAGGCTTAATAGCAGGTATGACAGCTAGATTTGCAAATTGCTGTAATCCTCTACATGGCGATAGAATTGTTGGAATTATCACAGAGGGCTCTGGTTTAATGGTACACATTGTAGATTGCAAGGTGTTAGATCATTATATTCAAATGCCTGAAAAATGGGTTGGACTCTCTTGGAGTGATGCTGGCAACCTTGAATTTATCAGTAGATTAAATGTTGCTGTTACAAATAAACAAGGAAGCCTCGCAGAAGTTACAAAAGTAATCGCTCAAATGAGTAGTAATATCACAAATATAAAAGTAAAATCTAGATCACAAAACTTCTTTGAATTTTTAATAGATCTAGAAATAGAAAATCTTGAACAATTACAACATATAATTAGCTCACTTAGAAGTCTTGAGTGTGTATATTCAGTATCAAGAGTCATGGGTTATTAG